Genomic segment of Coffea arabica cultivar ET-39 chromosome 1e, Coffea Arabica ET-39 HiFi, whole genome shotgun sequence:
ACTTCAAaagaatattaataattatttacTCCTTTTTTTTGTGCTTGAATAAGAGATGACAGCATATTTATCTGTGTGTATTGGTGGCAAATTCAAatgaattacttttttttttctgttcgtGTTTGCTTGTCTGCATTTCAGTACAGGAAATAATTAAAGTTTCAGTTGTCGATGTAGATAATTCGTTCATAAACATTAGTGTTAAACAGCTGTTTTAGATAGTAGGATAtgaatataaatatatgtagtaAATGGATAGAGATCGAGTTATGTTGATTTCCCTaagaatttgaattttaatggCGCATACTAGATTTCCTATTGATGTATTTGTATTATTTGCATTTACTGTTGTATACATAGCTGCTAAGCTCATGAGGATGATGGCTAAATTGTACAGATGATTTTAGTTATTGAATGCTGAAATTCAGAAGTTCTTCCCATACTGGGACTTTGAGACTTTTActttatattcttttttttcctcggTTTTATGCTGATAAATCTATCCTCttatgttttattttctttccaatAATTGGTATAAATGATCTTGTATCGAAGCATTAAGCAAAAAGGTCAGGCATTATGCATTGTTTCTTCTTTCGTTTTATGAGTCATGGcctgaaaatttttaaatgattcTGTGGCTATATTTTTGTCTGCCTTCATTTTAAGTTCATTTCAATCATGACTGAGATCTTTAACTCTTCTGTTTGGACGTATTTGATGGGCCATGGTGACAATAAACAATTTGATGGTGAACATGATTTTTTGTCATACAGTTACCCTACTGTGTAAGAAGAATTTAATGAACCACCTGATGTTCCTGAGTGTTTGTAAATTCTCATCTTCATATGTATATAGAATTAGGGGTAGCTTAAGAGATTTTAGTGAAAACCACAAGCAACCAATTACGATGGCTGAATGACAATGTTTTGCATTTCAAGTCGTTTCTTGCTGAGTTCTGATTGTCATCCCAAGATATACACAAATGGATTAGATAATGCCTAGGTTATAGAATTTTAATATAATGTAAATGTACCACTTGTCTATACATTAGGTTCTCATCAAAATTCATCCCAAGTTAGATATTGCGATATGCCACTGATACCTGCGAAATTTGTTGCATACAAAATGCTATCTAGTTTGGACCTTTCATGTCAATGATCTAGTCCATCATTTCATCTTTGAGGGTGTGGGTAAACCTAATCTGTCCTTTTTGTAATTTGTTAATTTGATGCCTCatttagaaaattttgcttGGTCAGTTTATTTGTTTCCATTAATATGGTCAGTTATTTGTTTTCGTTATTATTTTTACTCCTTTCTTCTCCCTTTCCGCCATTTCTTTTGCTTCCTCCCTTGCCCTCCCTCTgcttttgagagagagagagatgcctCTATCAACATATCTCCCCATCATTCTGTCTGCCTGTTTGGGTTATTGTTTTTTGATTAGAAACTTTTTACAGTTCTAACTTATGCAGGGAGCTTCAGGTACTCAGACGACTAAATCTAGACTTTAATGAATAAACTGGGACTTTCTTTAAGACTTTGGAGCCTTTACAATGTTTCTCCCATTTATAATTTTTGTTAATATTCAGTCCAGATTGGTAACTTAGCTTCGATGCTTAGTGCTTAACTTGTGTTGCATTTGTAATTCATTTATGTTCTTAATATTTTGTTCAAAAATGAAACAGATATCATTTTCAGGAGGGAAGATGTAAGTTCAGTAGCAGAAGACTATACCGAAGGCCCTATATGCTTTTACAATGTCTTGGCTGATTATTTTGTTTGCATGCCTCAAAATGGGAAGccaattttagatttgattgtTCAACTTTGGAGCCAGTCATTTGCATCTAATATTTTTACCCTTTTGTTCCACAAGTGGGTAAGTAAACTTCTGTTGTGTTATATCCTTTTGTTTTATGGCTTTCCCCTGTTATTTGGATATGAAGTGTCTCTGACTTTTATGAGCTCTGCTCTGCAGCTATTTGAGGTTCAACTTGAGAATCCTGAAACTCTTCTTCGTTACTCATCTGCTCTTGTTCAGGGTGCAACAAATGTCTTCTGGTATGATTTTAAACTGTCAGTAGCATCTTACATACAGGTTGGTTGTGGTGATCAGTAGCTTTCGTTGTGTTATAGGGATGGAACAACCACTATAGTTTAATATAGCTCTTTTTCATGTGCTTAAtctattattgttatttaaaCAACTAAAATTAGGCAAAGTAAAAGCAATTCTGAAGCCTTAAGCAATTAAGATCAGTTCCATAGAAGGCTTGTTCTTCCTAGTTTGCACAATATATTCAGGCGTAACAATAACCTAATATGAACTCAGATTTTCTGTCATTATGCAAGAATGGACTTATGTCATCCAATGTCAATTACAGCCAGGCTTTAGATTTGTATTAGAATTTTTATAGATGTGGCCAGTTACTTATGCTGCTATATTTTGTGCCTTTCTGTATGCAAGTAGAGTTCTTTTTTCATACATTTCGTACTTGCTTATCCGATTTTAAGTTGGgagagaaaggaagagaaagaaattaatcaaaaagaTGCTTGTTTCTTGCAGGATTGACATCCAATCAAACACCAGGCGTTTTCAAAGTCTCTTTTGGGTCAGTTGCTTTTGCGagataaatcacaaattctaTTCAGCAATTAAGTTGGCAGAAAGACATTCTTATGCTTGTAAAATTATCTATTGCAGTATCTTCTGGAGGATGTTGCACTTGTTCCTGAGCGGTTGAAGAAGATCCCCTTACAGGTCTGTTACTCTTGCCCACATGACCTGCTTTGTTATTTTATACACATTATGCACATGAAAGAGTTACTTCACCTATAGGGGTCGTTGAACTTAATTTGTCCTTGTTATCTCAATGCTGATTGGTCCTCCATTTTtgtcaggcccaacgtgatctatTTCTTCTCCTTTCAAGGTTTATATTCTTCTACAATGCAGGTAGTCTTTATTGGAGTACACATTCAAGTTTTGATGGTTGACTTCTCCAGTGTTTGACATGCTCTTTTTGCAGCTGAAAAGCTAGAAAGCTTCTTAAAGCAATTTCCTGATATGCCAAATGCATTTTTAATTGGTGGACCAGCAGATGTTTTTGTCACTGAAATAGCTGATCTGGTAAGGGATGATGTTGTCTTTGTCTACCCCTCCTGGCAACTTGCAGCCCTCGTGTTGCTCAAAGTAAAAAGTCTCACCTGTTATCTGCTTTTGTTTCAGCTTCTTAAATTGAAGGTTGAGCCGGCACTGCTACATTATCTTTCCCAGATTAAGGTTCTCCAGGGTACGCATAGCCAAATACGAGTGCACAAGGTTTATCTATTTGCTTTGGCTTTGCAGTAATCTTTTAGGACTTGTGTAGGTCTAGAACTAAGAATGACAACAAGTACAAGGTTGAAGACCTGCTTGTATAGCTTCACTTCTCCTGGTGGTCCAACATATCCAACTAGAGCCGTTCGTCATGCAGCTTGGGATGCCTTAGATGTGCTTTTCCCTGTAAGTATTGTTATTATATTTAATCTGGGGTAACAAGAACTAGTTTTTCAGTCTTCATGCTTGGTGgttattttccatttttcttctagTAAAGGACTTTTTGTGATATGTCAGTTGTATCCTAGCAATTTATTTCCCCTAAATGACAATTTTTTGAGCTATAATTTCTGAGGGCTACTTTACCATTCTGAAAATTATTCTGAACGAGAGAATTTTTTCATAGAAATGGAGAAGCTAACCTGGAAAGTTAGTTCatagaaataatttattctattAGCTTTGTGACAATGGTGAATTTTAGTTGTGCCTCTGCTCCCTTCCCTCGTCAGGCTGCACATTTTATCATGTTCACTTGCGTGGTACTGAAAGTTCTCGTTTAATTATCCGCTTAGGCTTAAGTCATCTTCTTTTGCTGTTACTTGAGGGTTCTGATCCGAAGTACTGTAGGAGGGACTGTGACTCTCGGATAAATAATAACTTTTTAAGTTTAATTAGAATAACTGGAGAGAAGACAAAATCTGAAGATTTATATTGGTTTACTAGAAAATAAAAGCTCAAGTTGTCACTCATCCTTGATTTTGCCGAATGATGAATCTCCTGTGTGGGTTGTGGGCCTTTTGGGTGGCTAGCTGTTGgggaaagggagaaaagagcaAGCGTGTGTAGTCATGGTTGCAGGTACTGCTACTGTCATTAGCTCAATATCTTCATGCCGTTGCAATTCTAAGACTGATAGCAGGTCTTTGCAAGCATAGTTCTTTTGTTCAAAAcgacagaagaagaagaagaaattttcaGGAGTAAAATAGACGAGACAGTTTTTATCCTAGTGTTCATATAAAGGAAAGGCagttgttgaaaatttttttttcattcagtTACGAGCATTTGATCTTAAATTGTTGATGCCCTTCCGGTTGAAGTATCTTATCAGGTGAATGATGTTCTTTTTCAGGTGGGCAGATATCTTCGGCATCTCATAAGCCTGTTTTTCCGGTTATTGTATCCATGTTATTGGCCCTCCTCTTGTTGGAATTTTATCGTTTCATGCGTACAAGGCATATTTTACTCTCTTCTGCGGTTGATATTTTCTAGTTGGGATAAGCTGaataaagaaaaccaagaatagAGGTATACAGCAGTTTTTTGCAATCTCCTGTAAGTTATTCATTTGTGACTAGTTTGGAATTGCGCTTTATTTTTGTCAGCAAATACTTCCATAACTATTTCCTCATTCTTGGATTATGTACGTTTCTGCTCCAGGAGAATTAGCGGGCTTCTGCATCCTGTCTTAGTTTGCAAAACTGAAATTCCATTTTGTACACAGAGCTTGTCTTTTTCCGTTTATCATTTAACTGTCCCCTTCCCCAATCCCACCCCCCAACAaaccccccccccaaaacaccaaaaaaaaaaaaaaaaaaagccttttcCCCTTATTATAGTAGTTAAAACCTTTTGCATATAGACCCAGAGCACATCCGTTTCCTCATATGTGGCTGGTTATAAGTATTGGCTCTGCATCCCCCGTACCAAATAGGCCCAAGGGTACCATGTTTGTTATTTAGTGCATTGTACATCATCAACGTACGAATGACCATATTCTTGTTCGTGTGTTTAATAGAAATTGTGGTGAAAATACAAATAAGACTTTAATTCAGAAAAATATAATgcatcttttctttccttaccATTTAAATATTCTTAATAATTGCTTGACGATCAAATTGGAGCAACAATCAGCTAATCTCATGAATTTGGTTCGAACtcactccccccccccccccacaccgCTCACACTATCTAAATGGAACGATACTTGCTAGCCGTTCAAAAGGCCTAATCTCATGAATCTGGTTCAAATTAACCATTTGCATACCAACATTTGAGTATGGGCGAGAGTCGTTAAAATGTTCCGCTCAAGTCAATATATCCCATCCAGGGCTATTCACTAGCAACAGAGGGATCACCTTTCCTTTTCGACCAAAGGAAGCATGCAGTTTGAGGACACTGAAATCCAGAGAAAAGTCCGCAAACCTATTAAAGATGGTAAATTCAACTTCTCATAAAAGTGAGCTATATAAATTAAATTCCCATAGCAGATAATATTTTGCACTGCGGTGCACCATACCTAAAACACTAGATTTATTTCATCTATAGAAGATACAGGTTAAactctggcaaaagatgcataACTACTTATTTACATCTCCAGAAACAGAATACCAAGAGGTCAGGTTTTCCTGCACTGGCAGCTATAGCGTGCAATTTTCGTTTCAGATCCATTAGATATGCAATACCTACGTGCAGACATGTAGGTTCCTCGCAAGAAAATACCAAAGAAGAAGTCAAACCACACAATAAGCTCCACGAAAAAAGTAAGAAGGCGGCAATATTTACATCACCCCGAGCTCAAAAATAGGACCTTTATCCTGCACAAAAACATCTTCCTTATTCTCACCGTGTACAAGCTACATAAGGAGGAAACTGCAGGAGacatccctctctctttttCATGC
This window contains:
- the LOC113708932 gene encoding uncharacterized protein isoform X1; protein product: MIQAVISGSSAYLRALTQEIEKKLQRALASAPQRRNLLQELFADIALEVDDRARDIIFRREDVSSVAEDYTEGPICFYNVLADYFVCMPQNGKPILDLIVQLWSQSFASNIFTLLFHKWLFEVQLENPETLLRYSSALVQGATNVFWIDIQSNTRRFQSLFWYLLEDVALVPERLKKIPLQAQRDLFLLLSRFIFFYNAAEKLESFLKQFPDMPNAFLIGGPADVFVTEIADLLLKLKVEPALLHYLSQIKVLQGLELRMTTSTRLKTCLYSFTSPGGPTYPTRAVRHAAWDALDVLFPVGRYLRHLISLFFRLLYPCYWPSSCWNFIVSCVQGIFYSLLRLIFSSWDKLNKENQE
- the LOC113708932 gene encoding uncharacterized protein isoform X2 translates to MPQNGKPILDLIVQLWSQSFASNIFTLLFHKWLFEVQLENPETLLRYSSALVQGATNVFWIDIQSNTRRFQSLFWYLLEDVALVPERLKKIPLQAQRDLFLLLSRFIFFYNAAEKLESFLKQFPDMPNAFLIGGPADVFVTEIADLLLKLKVEPALLHYLSQIKVLQGLELRMTTSTRLKTCLYSFTSPGGPTYPTRAVRHAAWDALDVLFPVGRYLRHLISLFFRLLYPCYWPSSCWNFIVSCVQGIFYSLLRLIFSSWDKLNKENQE